One part of the Pecten maximus chromosome 9, xPecMax1.1, whole genome shotgun sequence genome encodes these proteins:
- the LOC117334490 gene encoding F-box/WD repeat-containing protein 5-like, whose amino-acid sequence MPLHCIGERRSPSEIDNDEETCPSIWQKSPDSILLDIFSSLKACDLLQAAQTCKDWHRVCQDESLWKGLMQNQWGVKTVCLPPGKESWQAEYRRLHYLAPMHLSETLTDHHDEVLHVSFSHRGDMFSTTSKDATIKVWSVGYPTTIKYSKDFRKLLSWDFTQFSCFNQSDSMLLVSSVKTRDFIDRRGFVAILSILHDFHILRVVAMDPSQLFGAWLDDSTFLGGCLEISLDRFATTVQIESFEVQPSQLAELLSEGCSDMCVEEGGGNSLFTFCSETASLIKFLTVANVPVNPIEPDDLSDLYSDSDSDMEAEGLDDRSVDENMEDNFGEEAEAGCSSSYSGAAGVPDSCSVDYSKCGSACGSSAKDQTATTQNMIFVTGEFAVALHQVGFKNLSPPISNDNTKTRPHRDSDLSSNSDLDELGCEASQEESHMVVNFSNNDIQLRRIRKSDKPDHLIDLYGHVTGLCLSSDHRYLFLNCRPWIGTVDRTDPWATPDLSPSIEVRVIDLCTLKDTKLRYTGHKGFSPCTMCCFVFLDVSEDYVGSGSEDAKGYIWDRHYTTLLSTYQHGEGVVNAIAFCPNNQEYLVTVSDDNTIKIWRSKHLMRGLEV is encoded by the exons ATGCCGCTGCACTGCATCGGTGAGAGGAG GAGTCCCTCTGAGATTGACAATGATGAGGAGACATGCCCCAGTATATGGCAGAAGTCCCCAGATTCCATCCTGCTGGACATCTTCTCTTCTCTCAAAGCTTGTGATCTTCTGCAAGCTGCACAGACCTGCAAg GACTGGCATCGTGTCTGCCAGGATGAGAGTTTGTGGAAGGGACTCATGCAGAACCAATGGGGTGTGAAGACAGTTTGTCTCCCTCCAGGGAAGGAGAGTTGGCAGGCTGAGTACAGACGTCTCCATTACCTAGCTCCTATGCATCTCAGTGAGACGCTTACAGACCACCATGACGAGGTTCTTCATGTCAGCTTCTCCCACAGAGGTGACATGTTTTCCACCACTTCCAAAGACGCCACTATCAAG gtgtgGAGTGTTGGCTACCCAACAACAATTAAATACTCAAAGGATTTCCGTAAATTACTTTCCTGGGACTTCACTCAATTCTCCTGTTTTAATCAGAGTGATAGCATGTTGCTTGTGTCAAGTGTCAAGACGAGAGACTTCATTGACAGACGAGGTTTTGTTGCTATATTGTCTATTCTGCATG ATTTCCATATACTACGGGTGGTGGCGATGGACCCCTCACAACTGTTTGGAGCATGGCTTGACGACAGCACATTTTTGGGTGGTTGTTTAGAGATCAGCCTTGACCGATTTGCTACTACTGTCCAGATAGAATCATTTGAG GTACAGCCTTCCCAGCTTGCCGAGTTGTTATCCGAGGGCTGTTCAGACATGTGTGTGGAGGAAGGAGGGGGGAACAGTCTGTTTACTTTCTGTAGCGAGACAGCCAGTCTTATCAAATTCTTGACTGTGGCTAATGTTCCGGTGAACCCTATTGAACCGGATGACCTTAGTGACCTCTACTCTGACTCTGACTCGGACATGGAGGCTGAGGGGCTAGATGACAGATCTGTGGATGAAAATATGGAGGACAATTTTGGAGAAGAGGCCGAGGCAGGGTGTTCTTCCTCCTACAGTGGAGCAGCAGGTGTCCCTGACAGTTGCAGTGTGGACTATAGCAAATGTGGCTCTGCATGTGGTTCGAGTGCAAAGGACCAAACAGCAACCACACAGAATATGATATTTGTGACCGGTGAGTTTGCAGTAGCATTGCATCAGGTCGGATTCAAAAACTTATCCCCTCCAATCTCAAATGACAATACAAAAACTAGGCCACATAGAGACAGTGATCTCAGTTCCAACTCGGACCTTGACGAGCTAGGATGTGAAGCAAGCCAGGAGGAGAGTCACATGGTTGTCAACTTCAGTAATAATGACATACAGTTACGGAGAATACGAAAATCAGACAAACCAGATCATTTGATTGACCTCTACGGTCATGTGACAGGATTGTGTTTGTCAAGTGATCATAG GTATTTGTTTCTCAATTGCCGACCGTGGATTGGTACAGTGGATAGAACTGACCCCTGGGCGACCCCTGATCTGTCACCATCAATAGAGGTCAGAGTAATTGACCTTTGTACACTAAAGGACACCAAACTAAGATACACTGGTCACAAAGGTTTTTCTCCTTGTACcatgtgttgttttgtgttccTTGATGTCAGTGAAGACTATGTTGGCAG tGGAAGTGAGGATGCTAAAGGCTACATCTGGGACCGCCACTACACAACACTATTATCTACCTACCAACATGGGGAGGGGGTCGTCAATGCCATCGCCTTCTGTCCTAACAACCAGGAGTACCTTGTCACGGTCAGCGATGACAACACAATCAAGATCTGGAGGTCAAAGCATTTAATGAGGGGTTTGGAAGTGTGA